One segment of Brassica napus cultivar Da-Ae chromosome C3, Da-Ae, whole genome shotgun sequence DNA contains the following:
- the LOC106384191 gene encoding uncharacterized protein LOC106384191 — translation MAMELNSVMKAMSLEDDEPINLPDEPRFRVFEENKCSLLGRLLNPECQAMSRMIEKMPKHWRVVGRVRGIALSREKFQFIFKREEDLQTVLNDRPWSFNHWTMLLERWTESPPEDFLTKFDVWVRIRNILCNFYTLDTMHMLAEAVGFVKEVAYDPKVSQKADFIRAQVIFDISKPARDEKVLNIPGGKSVYITFEYEKLRKKCFHCLRLTHERARCPMLKKQHHAPRLPASAPKPLLSDTYKGKGKEVSTQETRLLEGPPGFPPLFPELSKEEQQSAMLYISHADPTERRARIERVNQSIQEKKEKERNYRPAFTTDLLKGAGMVFCYDKEGEQLQYISSTGAEQAPKTRSIRGQREIDEVRSGQSSTPSSTHSLNAGSPTGFCMGVLVSLLLQGLRVLRRNQGTDLWLGREGSVY, via the coding sequence ATGGCTATGGAGCTTAACTCTGTGATGAAAGCAATGTCACTAGAAGATGATGAACCGATCAACCTCCCTGATGAGCCCCGCTTTAGGGTATTTGAAGAGAACAAATGTAGTTTGCTTGGCAGGCTACTAAACCCGGAATGCCAGGCCATGTCACGCATGATAGAAAAGATGCCAAAGCACTGGAGAGTGGTGGGCAGAGTGAGAGGAATCGCTCTCTCTAGAGAGAAGTTCCAGTTTATCTTCAAGCGTGAAGAGGATCTCCAAACCGTGCTGAATGATCGCCCTTGGTCTTTCAATCATTGGACCATGCTCTTGGAAAGATGGACCGAGTCGCCACCAGAAGATTTTCTCACTAAGTTTGATGTCTGGGTGCGCATTAGAAACATCCTGTGTAACTTCTACACGCTTGATACGATGCACATGTTGGCTGAGGCAGTTGGCTTCGTGAAGGAGGTAGCCTACGACCCTAAGGTGTCTCAGAAGGCGGATTTTATCAGGGCTCAAGTGATTTTTGATATCTCTAAACCTGCAAGAGATGAGAAAGTCCTCAACATACCAGGCGGTAAAAGTGTCTACATCACCTTTGAGTATGAGAAGCTCAGAAAAAAGTGTTTTCATTGTCTAAGACTGACTCATGAGAGGGCCCGGTGCCCGATGCTAAAGAAACAACACCATGCTCCTAGGCTACCAGCGTCTGCTCCAAAACCTCTACTAAGTGATACATACAAAGGAAAAGGCAAAGAGGTCTCTACACAGGAAACACGTCTCTTGGAAGGGCCACCTGGCTTTCCTCCCTTGTTCCCTGAACTCTCGAAAGAAGAACAACAAAGTGCCATGTTGTACATCTCACATGCTGACCCTACTGAGCGAAGAGCTAgaattgagagagtcaatcaaaGCATCCAagagaaaaaggagaaagaacGCAACTACCGTCCTGCCTTCACCACAGACTTGTTAAAAGGCGCCGGGATGGTCTTCTGCTACGACAAAGAGGGAGAGCAACTTCAATATATCTCCTCCACGGGAGCTGAGCAAGCTCCTAAGACAAGATCCATCCGTGGTCAACGTGAGATTGATGAGGTCAGATCAGGACAGTCATCAACACCCTCATCAACACATTCTCTGAATGCTGGAAGTCCTACGGGATTCTGTATGGGGGTTCTAGTAAGCCTTCTGCTTCAAGGACTACGAGTACTCAGAAGAAACCAAGGAACAGACCTTTGGCTTGGAAGAGAAGGCTCCGTCTACTAA